The nucleotide sequence gtaaaaacttatattaggggtgtattcattcataaagggcatctgtcacattgaccaccagtctgatctgttggcagcagattatatagcaggaggacctgagcagattgtgtctctccattcacttctataggagctACGGAAACCGCCTAACAaggccacccagaggtggagccgcatctatcagacatttctggcatatcctggggggaaatgtccgtgttgggaatacccctttattccatgtggtgacggctcttagaagatgtttctctcaatgatgaataagtgaggttctgtatgtcacacgtgatgatgtcccctgtatgatctccatcttctcctttcttcataaagacgtctgcagtactagatcctccagttcctccagttttctcatcttctcctccacaacgttccttctcctgaatgacccaccaaggatggacaaggacaggaatgagatgagcagaagaatattagacttcaccttggagatcatctacctgttgagcggagaggtaaacttttctacattatagaacaagtcccacatagggaagggacaatacataataggaggaatccagtgtcctgtataacaacgTCCAgatcttccaagtgacgtcaagaagctgcagatcagccaccaatatggtcagttatgtgtcatgtcaccaatgcagcaatagtaatgttgtagagcaatgagaatgaccaggaaccaggaggatcaggatgacatctatatagaaacatagaagatgacggcaggaggagagcacatggtccatctagtccccccaatattatttcctttttagttttggcctcgttctattttctcaatgtctttttgtaggtgaggtctccagtattacagatgtggggtcactagaggtctatacagcggggtcacaatctccctctttctactgaggggggaatactgtgttcagttctctaagtgtctctctccatacacaggagtacaccatagtgaagaagacatcgggtgactgtacgactcccatcatccatgagtcaggaggatggagcagtagtcggagcc is from Rhinoderma darwinii isolate aRhiDar2 unplaced genomic scaffold, aRhiDar2.hap1 Scaffold_4421, whole genome shotgun sequence and encodes:
- the LOC142714649 gene encoding oocyte zinc finger protein XlCOF29-like, which translates into the protein MDKDRNEMSRRILDFTLEIIYLLSGEEYTIVKKTSGDCTTPIIHESGGWSSSRSPITEPPPHSRIHEKKILELIYKMTELLTGEVTLLGMLGNSTVTALEVSR